Genomic window (Apteryx mantelli isolate bAptMan1 chromosome 32, bAptMan1.hap1, whole genome shotgun sequence):
GCTTTCCTCGCTATGGAATAGAACGCCAAGTAAAGCTGGGGATTGCGCCAAACTTACTCTGGGATCTTTTAAGGGGATTGTGGGAAAGTGCGGAGCTGATGaggggatgtttaggggaaggaccaaaggtgggCAAAGGGAGGGATCAACATGCACTGTGCAGGAGTAAACGTGGGGGAAATGGGAGGGAAACGGGATAAACGAGGCTTGGGAGGCTTGAGCTGCTCACCCTGCCTTGGGCCAGGTGTGCGCTGTGCTGCTGACGGCCCTGCTGTGGGAGCTGCCGGCAGAACGGACGCTGCGTTCACACGGGCGCCGCTGTCCcacgcgctgccgccgcggccgcgctggtGCAACACGCCccaacctgctgctgctgccgctgctgccgctctTCGCTGCCCGGCCATCGCCGCCCGCTTGGAATTGCCGCTGCCGGCGGCTCAGCGCGGCCTCatcctgcgcggccgcggcgggggaggccccgggcagcgccgtgCCGCTTTCGCTTTCGCTTTCGGGCTCGCTCCCGCTTCCGCTCGGGCGCAACCGTGGCGGCCGGGATTCGCCTGGCGACCGGTGACGACAGAGGCAACCCGCCCCGCCATTGGCTGCCTCTTTCCGCCTTCGCGCTGCTCTCGGCACCCCGCAGCTcttgggcggcggcgcgggggctggtgGCGGCGCGGCTGGGGCCAGGCGAGATGGGCCCGGGGCGCCgggtgcccctgcccctcctcggGCTGCTGCTGGCGGCCTTGGCGGCGCCGAGGGGCCGCTGCGGTGAGTGCGGGGCTGGAGCGGGCGGGGGGCCCGCAGAGCCTGGGTCGTGAGCCCTGGGAGCGGACGGGGCCCGGCCGGCGACGGGGTCGGCTCCTGGCCAGCGCGGCTGACGGCTCCGCTCGGTTccagagccgaagaacagcctgctcctcctcatccttgTGGTGCTGGCTGCTGTCCTCACCGTCATCGTGGCGGCTGCCGGCTTCGTGGTCCGGAagaagagctcaagcaaggggcCGTCGGTCGGTCGGTGGGCGCTGGGCTGGCGGCGGGTGCGGAGCAGGGAGGAAGGTGAGACGCGGGGTGTGTGGGGTGCCGGGTGCTGGGCGAGGGAGGCGCGGGGAGCCGtggggtgggagcagggctgtTCTGGAGGAGACGTGAGCCGTGCTGGGAACTGCGGCTTAGCCCCACACCGATTGCTGCCGGGGAGcggcttttgctgctgcctgcctcgtctttgcagggagagcagagaaggGCTACAAACCCGCAGCGGGTGAGTGAGTGGAGGCAGGCCCATGGCCCGCCTGCTGCTGAGCAGCACCGGTGTAATCTGGTCTCCTCTTGTTGCTAGCAGCAGCGCTGGAGTTTCCCGGTCCAGACGGCTGCGTAGAAAAGCTGCTTGCTCTctttagaagcaaagagcagcATTTTGGGTGGTGCAGTTttggaaaggctgctcctgccctgctggcctGGCTCCTGGCTTTGAGTGCTCCCGTCCTTTGCTcttgcctgcagcctgggcgGTGGGCCTGAGCACTGGCTCAGTTCTGTGGCATCCCCCTGCCCCCGGGGGGAGGCTGGTGAGGGAGCgtggggcagtgtgtggggctgcagagctcgccTGCACCCGGGGATCTTGCCAGGTAGCCGAGTGCAGTTCCATGTTGACCTTGAAGAACCGTTTCCTCCTTGGTCACGAGCTGCAATGGCCCTGCCCACGCTGCCGTTTCTGGTGGGGGAAAGgtgtggggtgtgtggggtgggTGTTGTGCTGGGGTCCGGACAGGGAAGGGAGACTTTGACTGTGGAAGGAAGTGTGAGAGTAAGGGAGGAAGCGGAGCATGTGGAGGAGGCAGGGCCAGCGAGAGtctgggctgtggggaggggtgAGCTGGGTGGTGGCCCGGAGGGCATGGTGGGCTCTGCGAGGCCCTGGGCAGCCCGGGCACCTTCCTCTGCCCAGGCAGCTCCCAGTTTGCTGTCCCCTGCGACACCACCTGTGTGAGACTGTTGCAGGGAGGCTCCCGGTCCATGActgcagctctgggctctgctactctcctccgcaggcagaaatgcaagCCATGACGTTGCCCCCTTCCCTCCATGCAAGCCTCAtcttgctccctgctcagcctgACTCGCCCcccctttgctgcctgctgccacttTGTGAAGTGAGGAGTTTGTGTTGGCTGTGTGTTCGTGGTGGGGATTTGTTGGGATTTCTGGAGTGTCTGTGTCCTGGAGAAGTGCTGTCCCTTGGCCTCAGCTGCCCCTCCGttcccctcatttttcctttcccctccatcTTCTCCAGGTAGAGCCTCAGGGGAGATGCAgtttctcttgggctctggctgctCCAGCCTCGCCAACCATCTGCGGGGCGTCCTGCGTTATCTTGTGACTCTCCATGTTCTCCATCTGGGATCAGGTAGGAATGCTGTGGCCCGTCTCAGGTGGTGCAGGGCTGACATGGGCGTTGCCCAGCTGTGTCTGCCAGATGTGCGTTGCTGTGCCCAGGCACCTGTGTCagttgggagaggggaggaggtgggagggaggagaTGTGAGCCTGGAGCACAGCCCCGGTTGCGGTTCCATTTTCCCTCTTGTTCTTCTGTGGAGGCTATGCATTGGCTGGGCTAGATTTTCAGTCCTCTTCTTTAAGATCTTCTTGAACTGTATGTTTATGGAGAGTTTCTGCTCTGTGAACATGATCAGCAGGAGGTGGAAGCCCTTTACAGGCTGATCCCAACTCCAGAGTGGGTGGGAGGATCTTTCCAGGAAGCCTCCTTCTCCTTCACGTCCTCCCACTCCCTCCCTGAGTTTCTCTagtgtctttgcttttcccttctgaTGCTACAATGCCCACACCCAACCTCTCACACAGAACTCATCCCCCTTTCATGCAGATCATTCAAGACACGTATGCAAAAGCTCAGTGTgtgtctgcttttcttctgtgtccttctcTATTTCACAGCGCAGCTGAAGGTGGTGGGACCAGGCCACCCTCTCACTGCCACCGTGGGGCAGGACATTGTGCTGCCCTGTCAGCTCTCTTCCAGCTTGAATGCTCAGAGCATGGCTGTCAGGTGGATCCGGCACCGCTTCTCTGAAACAGTGCATCATTACCGGGATGGAGAGGACCAGTTTGCGGAACAGATGAGAGAATATCAAGGGAGGACAGTGTTGTCTCGTGATGGCCTCAGCAGAGGAAGCCTGGACTTGCGAATTCTCAGTGTCAGACCCTCCGATGATGGAACGTACGTCTGCActgttgaaggtgctgctggttatGCAGAAGCTACAGTGGAAGTGGAAGTGGCAGGTGTGTTGGTGGCTCAGCTGCCATTTCCACCTTAGCTGCATTTCCATGATGGTAGTTTTGGACAAGGCCACTAAGTACAGCTTACTCAAAGGGGTATGAAAATGCTCCCCCAGGGAATGGGGGAATTGCCAATGCATCGAGGGAGTGGGTGAAAGAGAAGAGCCTTTGAAAGAGGAGGAGGCCAAGAGGGCTCTTCCCTTCAGCATCTGAACCCATGCCTATGCGGGAGCACCCGTCTTGCATGAGCAGGGTTGTTGGTGGCGTGGGTGGGTGTTGCATGGATGGGATTGTGTTTCTGGAATCTGCTGTGTCTATGGGTGACTTTGGCTGGACGGGGATGTGGATGGTATCTACCCAGAGCATAGGAAAGTACTTCCCCTTTGACCTGGATGCTCTCGGTCCTCAACCCAGGATACCTCCTTTTCTTCCCAGCCATAGGCTCTTCCCTGCTCGTCTCACTGGAGGGTTACCAGGGCGGAGGGATCGAGGTGGTGTGTCGCTCGTCCGGCTGGTTCCCGGAGCCTGAGGTGCTGTGGAAGGATCCACGGGGGCAACGTCTCCCCTCGGTCTCTCAGAGACATTCCCGCGATGAGCGGGGCCTGTTTGAAATAGAACACAGCCTGAGTGTGACGGGGGAGGCAGACGGGGACTTGTCGTGTGTGGTGAGGAACAGCCGCCTTGGCCAAGAGAAGGAGTCGTCTCTGCACATATCAGGTGAGTTCCCTGCAGTGTCAGTcggggagtggggggagaacGTCCCCTTAGGAGCTGTGTGGAGGAGAGATGAATGTCAGCGGTGGTGCTGagtggtgagagagagagaggaagtcaATGGAGAGGGACCCCATGGGAAGAGCTGGAGCCTCCTGtgccctggagcacagctgcaCCCAGCTGCACTTTGCTGTATtcggattttctttttcctttctttttttattttcagtcatgtGGGAATCATGGTGTTTTCCTCAGGCCTGGAAGTGTAAAATGAgcctttgtttttgctttctaaGCTCCCTTTTTCCATGATGCCCATCCCTGGAAGGTGGCTCTGGCAGTGATGTTGGTGGCACTGTTAATGTGCATACTTGGTTTAATTCTCTTCAGTGTTCGTCTGTTTAAGAAGACAGGTAAAATCCTGATGGGTCAAGGGAGGAACCATGTAGTTGGAAAGGGATGTTGTTTGGAGGGGTGAAGAGTGGAGGGGTGAGGCCGTGACGGAGCTGGAGACCCTGACCCACCTCTGCTAAGGTGCAAAGGGAGCTCCCCCCTGGGCATCACGGCTGTGTTTGCAGCATGCCTTCAGCGTGCTGAGAACCTGACTTGGGCTCCTGGCAGAAGGCAGGGGGACAAAGCGTGAGGAGAGGGAGCACAGCTTTGGGGCAGGAGTTGTGGGAAAATGCCCCTTGTGCTGAGAGCTGCTCTAGCAGCGTCCCAGCTgagtttgccagcaggctgacacGGCAGGGGACATGTTGCGTGTTGGTGTGCAGCCTGGGAAAGCACGTGGGCAGGGTGCTGTGAGCAGCTCTTATGCTGCTATTGATGCACAAACCTTGCCAATACACCACATTCACTTGAATTCATCTTCATGTACAGTTGTCCAAGAAAGGAGGGTGACTGGGCTTGTTCCATTTCCGTGTATTGATTGTGAAGGAAAGAGGCTAAGTCTGATCCTGCACAGTTGTGAGCTGCTGGTGTGGAATAAgtagggagaggttgaagagtgCGAGGTCTTAGTGGCCTgcgcgtgtctgtgcattgcccgttgCCTGGGtccgggaagggaaaggggggaagaccacagagagcagggcctgccccttccagagttgcttgtgctgccaaaggcaggtcccctgctaatctcctcttccttctgcttttctttgtagagcAACAGTCCAGAGATCTGGGTGAGTTGTCTTTCCCtgtttccacttctgaaacctttccacagtgttgtgtccttGGGACGGACACTGGCTTGATGCATTTTGCAtcttgtctgaagcaatgatttcgGTTACAACAAGCGATGGCTGAGGTGGGgtgttgtgtgtgcccatggatcagaggggtgcagtaggctggtcccagggcatgttgtgggagtgtctgtgcattagctgttccctgggtctgggggagagaaataaaaggagggGAGCACatccatccccagggatgccttctcctgcggtTGTCCCTCAGGGTTGGGAATCTCTGTGGgtcatggcctcttccttttcctttgcttttccgagaaagagtgcagagagatgagggagtcttgtTCCTCCACATCCAGTtccaaaagctttctagagctgtgttcCTGGGATGGACACTTGCTTGTTGGTTTTGGTTATTTCCTGGGAAAGGATTTGGGTGAAATAAAGCTCAGGTGGAGCCTGAGGTTTGTCCACGTCTGCTGCACAGGCTTGCAGTAGCCTGGGCCCAGGGcgtgttctgggagtgtctgtgcattgcctgtTCTCTGGGTCTGGGGGAGAGAAGCAAAATCCTCAGGGGGTCAGAACCATCCCCAGCGATGCCTTCTCCTGGGGTGGTATCTTGGGGATGGGAAGCTCCTCTGCTGAtgactcttcattttcttttgcttttcagaggcAAAGACCTCGGAGCTGAGTGAGTCTCTTTTTCCTGGTTCTGCTTGTAAAACCCCTGCAAAAATCTGTTCCCTTCTGAATAGAGGTAGCTTTTCCTGACGGTTGTCCCAAGCTCAGTGCTTTCCAAGCAAGGTCTCTGTCTGTCAGCCTGAGCCCCCAGAGCTCTGTCCTGAGTGAGGATGAACTCAGGAGTGTCTGGAAAGCCCTTGAGCTGGTTTTGCTGGGTGCTGCTGAGGGTCTGGGAGGAGGCAGGCTGGTGCAGAGGCCTTCTGCAGGAGCACGCACTCTTTTCACATTAGCCAGCCCTCAAAAAAGAAGGGCTTTTGGTGCACGGGACCCACACCTGAGCTCTCTCCCCTCCTGAGGGagcagccatggcaggagaagACCCTGCTCTGATCACatgttgcttttgttgtttttccaggAGATCAAGCTGCAGAACTGGGTGAGTCTCCCCATGCCATGAGCTCTGGGCACAGAGCCGAGCCCTTGCCCAGGCTCCAGGTGCTCAGCCCTTTCCCTCTTTGCCCAtcctctgcagcagtgcagtGGCTGGGCCCTGGGGAAACCCCAGTGTGATGTGCAGGGAACTGTGGCCACCGCTGGGTGAccagaacagggctggaccctctCCCCtgcccatgtccacagtgtggccctgcctggggatggGATGTGTGTTGTAACCGGCTCTCGTCTTTCCTTGCAGCATGGAGAAGACACTTTTTGTCTATAGACAAGGGTAAAGCCATTTTGTTGTTTAATCCTCTGCCCGTTCTTTTCTCCTCGGTGTATCacgctctttttctttgtgtgcgTGGGGGGCAATGGGTCTGGGCAGTGCAGGGGCAGTGCTGGGCAGTCCCTGTCCTCAGGCAGTGCATGGCTGGGCAGAACTTGCACCTTGCACCATGAACTTGAGGGCCCCAGTCCTTGTTTCTCCTTGGTGGAAGGAGGTGCCGCGTCTCCACCTCAGCAGGGCAGACCCTTCCTTCCCCAAAGAGGGGAAAGCCTGCCCAGGTCTGAGCCTCTGCCCCTGACACTCTGACTCTTCTTGTGCCTGCAGAGGAGGTTTCCCTGGATCCAGACACAGCTCATCGCCAGCTCATCCTGTCCGAGGACTGCAAAAGCGTGAGATGGGGAGAGACACAGCAGGACCTTCCAGACAGCTACCAGAGATTCAATTCTTCGTTCTGTGTGCTGGGCCGTGAGGGGTTCACTGTGGGGAGACActgctgggaggtggagggggaggTGGGTGCTGAGCAACACTGGTCTGTGGGGGTGGCCAGGGAATCTCTGAGGAGGAAGGAACCGATTGAACCAAGCCCTGACAAAGATATCTGGGCTGTGCAGTACCGGAAGGGAAAGTTTGTGGCTCTCACATCCCCTCGCATCCCCCTGTCCTTGTACCCAGTCCCCAAGAGGATCTGGGTGTGTCTGGACTGCACAGAAGGGCAGGTGACATTTGTCAATGCTGATAATGGGGCCGAGATTTACATGTTCCAGTCAGTATCATTGAGTCGGGGGAGGATCCGCCCTTGGTTTTGTGTGGAAAAAGGAGCAGTGTGGCTGGGGCCCAGGAACAGCACTCCCCCCACACACGCACCTCACCCCACCTCATCTCCAGCCTCAGAGGCCTCCTGTCCTTCCGCAGACACtccttctgctcccctccttggtcctgcagcagcagatggtcagctcagctctgcccaaacCCAGGGAGCAGGCAGTGGCTGAGGGGGCCAGGGGCTCTTTGGGGCTCCATTCCTCATCCTGGAGAAGGGACGGAGGTTTGTGAGGCTGTGAGGAGGGTGAGAGGCCCTGGCTGAATCGCCCAGGTGTCCtggcctctcccctgccctgtgctgccttcGCTGGGGCACaaaccctgctccctcctgctggCACCTCTCGGGGCTGTGCACGCTAGCCCAGGACGGAGCAGAGGCTCTACCCCGgctctccaccttcctctcccctccgtcACGCTGGCCTTGCACCAGCAGTTCCATGGACTCTGCTGGCATGAGGTGCCCGGAGTCCCCCAGGTGCCTGGGTTTCCTTGACATGTGCTTGGAGCTGTATGGGGGGAGGGTGTGTGGGCTCTTGCTTCTCTCACgctgtgtcctgccaagctggtGTTCAGCAGAACTGTGGTCAATAAAGGTTTGCACACGAACGTGGAGGCGAGGCAGTGGGGGCTGCCAGGTGCTTTTCTTTGTCCTGGAATCTTTCCTTGCTGTGGAAGAGTTTTGCAACTGGAGTGAAGAAGATTTGGGAGATGGAGGCAGCTGCTCTCCCcggtgctgccactgctgctggaCTCCGGGGCTGCGCACACCCACTAGGGCTGCCACCCCTGGGGTGGCTCCAGTGACCCCTCTGCTTTTCAGGCTGGATACAGACTGTCCAGCACCTCTTGGGGGTGGGTACAAGCCCCCCTGCGCTTTTGCGGGTGGATATGGACCCTCCAACACCTATGGGGTTGGCTCTGGGCCCCCCTGCACCTTTGGGGCTGGATATGGACCCTCTGGCACCTTTTGGGGTGGGTAAAGGCCTCCCTGCACTGGCCTGGGTTGGGTATGGGCCCCTCCTGCTCAGGGAAGGGACAGTGGGGACAGCAGGGGACATGTCACCCCCAGCGCTGTGAGGTCCCTAACGAGGGCAGGCGACAGGGCAAACAGTTCTCCATCACCTTTAGCATTCTACTTAATTCTTAGATGTTGATAACGTCTGCTTTTAGCTACGCTTTCAGCATAAGTATTACTTCTTTAAGTAGCCAAGTAGCAGACTAGCCCCTTGTTCTCTCACTGTCCAGTTCTGCCCActctctcctctttctcactTCATTTTCCAATGATCAAAAATATTCATGACATGAGCTGTCTGTGCATGAGAGGTTAATGGGCAGACAGGGACAGGCTGGAGCGAGCCCAGCAGCAGCCACTGAGTTTGTGGGGCTTTTTCTAGCCTGGAGCGGAGACAGCAAAGGGGGATTGAATCGCTGTCTGCCACTGCCTAATGGGGTTATAGAGTAGCTGGAGCCAGGCTTTTGGAGGTACCCAGCAACAGGGTGAAAGATCCCTGACTGCAGGGATCTCCTGGAGACATGCATGGACCTCCCAAGGCCGGGCAGGAATGCAGGAGCGTGTGTCCATGCTGGGACTCTGACTCCTGGTCTTCCCAAGGACCTTCCCCCTCAACCACTCTGCTTGTGACCACAGCACCCAAGTGGGTGGGAATTTTCCTCGACTATGAGGCAGGTGAAGTCTCATTTTACAACCTCACCCACAGGTCCCACCTCTTTGCTTTcaccagcagtctctcggagccGCTGCACCCTTATTTCAACCTTGCCATCAATAAAGGGGGGCAGAATGCAATTCCCCTGACCACCTGCCCCGTCCCAGCTTGGCCCTAAGGTCCTGTCAAGGACAGCGATGGACACAGCTTGGACAGTCTGGCTCCTTCTCATCCTCCTGAAGAATTCCCTGGATTTCAACTGGAGAGGGGGGGTAGCCTTGCACTGCATGCCACTGGAGAGTCTTGCTCTTTCTCTACTCCATCCCTGGATTCCCTGCTCCAGTCTAGTGTGTCAGTGGTTTgtgtgctgggcagcagcccagagctggacacagtctctactccagatgtggtctcctcacactgtactccagatgtggcatcGACCAGCACTGCAAAGAGAGAATAAGTGACTCCATGCCTCTAGCTGCCTCTCAAGGGCCGAAAAGGGCCTAAAAGGgcctggcagtggtgggattcaaaCCCACCCCTCCAAAGGGACTGGAGCCTTAATCCAGCGCCTTAGACCGCTCAGCCACACTACCCTGCTGAGGAAGGCTTTCCTTGCTATGGAATACAGTGCCAAGGAAAGTTGGGGATTGTGCCAAACTCACTCTGGGATCTTTTAAGGGGATTGTGGGAAAGTGCAGAGCTGATGtggggatgtttaggggaaggaccaaaggtggggaaagggagggatgaaCATGCACTGCGCAGGAGCAAACGTGGGGAAGTGGGATGAAAGAGGCTCGGGAGGCTTGACCTGCTCACCCTGCCGTGGGCCAGGTGTGCGCTGTGCTGGTGACGGccctgctgcgggagctgccggcAGAACGGGCGCTGTGTTCACACGGGCGCCGCTGTCCCACGTGCTGCCGCCGCGGCCACGCTGGTGCAACACGCCccaacctgctgctgctgctgccgccgccgctcttCGCTGCCCGGCCATCGCCGCCCGCTTGGAATTGCCGCTGCCGGCGGCTCAGCACGGCCGCatcctgcgcggccgcggcgggggaggccccAGGCAGCGCCGCGACGCTTTCGCTTTCGCTTTCGGGCTCGCTCCCGCTTCCGCTCGGGCGCAACAGTGGCGGCCGGGATTCGCCTGGCGACCGGTGACGACAGAGGCGCCACGCACCGCCATTGGCTGCCTCTTTCCGCCTTCGCGCCGCTCTCGGCACCCCGCAGCTcttgggcggcggcgcgggggctggtgGCGTCGCGGCTGGGGCCAGGCGAGATGGGCCCGGGGCGCCgggtgcccctgcccctcctcggGCTGCTGCTGGCGGCCTTGGCGGCGCCGAGGGGCCGCTGCGGTGAGTGCGGGGCTGGAGCGGGCGGGGGGCCCGCAGAGCCTGGGTCGTGAGCCCTGGGAGCGGACGGGGCCCGGCCGGCGACGGGGTCGGCTCCTGGCCAGCGCGGCTGACGGCTCCGCTCGGTTccagagccgaagaacagcctgctcctcctcatccttgCGGTGCTGGCTGCTGTCCTCACCGTCATCGTGGCGGCTGCCGGCTTCGTGGTCCGGAagaagagctcaagcaaggggcCGTCGGTCGGTCGGTGGGCGCTGGGCTGGCGGCGGGTGCGGAGCAGGGAGGAAGGTGAGACGCGGGGTGTGTGGGGTGCCGGGTGCTGGGCGAGGGAGGCGCGGGGAGCCGtggggtgggagcagggctgtTCTGGAGGAGACGTGAGCCGTGCTGGGAACTGCGGCTTAGCCCCACACCGATTGCTGCCGGGGAGcggcttttgctgctgcctgcctcgtctttgcagggagagcagagaaggGCTACAAACCCGCAGCGGGTGAGTGAGTGGAGGCAGGCCTGTGGCCCGCCTGCCGCCGAGCAGCACCAGCGCGATCCGGTCTCCTCTTGTTGCTAGCAGGAGCGCTGGAGTTTCCCGGTCCAGACGGCCACGTAGAAAAGCTCCCTTCTCTctttagaagcaaagagcaggGGTTTGGGTGGTGCAGTTttggaaaggctgctcctgccctgcgatccctcctcctggctttgagtgcCCCCGTCCTTTGCTCTTGCCCGCGGCCTGGGTGGTGGGGCTGGGCACTGGCTCAGTTCTGCGGCATCCGCCTGCCCCTGGGGGAGGCTGGTGAGGGAGTgtggggcagtgtgtggggctgcagagctcgccTGCACCCAGGGATCTTGCCAGGTAGCCGAGTGCAGTTCCATGTTGACCTTGAAGAACCGTTTCCTCCTTGGTCACGAGCTGCAATGGCCCTGCCCACGCTGCCGTTTCTGGTGGGGGAAAGGAGTGGTGTGTGTGGGGTGGGCGTTGTGCTGGGGTCCGGAGAAGGAAGGGAGACTTTGACTGTGGAAGGAAGTGTGAGAGTAAGGGAGGAAGCGGAGCTTGTGTAGGAGGCAGGGCCAGCGAGAGcctgggctgtggggaggggtgAGCTGGGTGGTGGCCCAGAGGGCATGGTGGGCTCTGCGAGGCCCTGGGCAGCCCGGGCACCTTCCTCTGCCCGGGCAGCTCCCGCGTTTTTGTCCCCTGTGACACCACCTGTGTGAGACTGTTGCAGGGAGGCTCCCGGTCCATGActgcagctctgggctctgctactctcctccgcaggcagaaatgcaagCTATGATGTTGCCCCCTTCCCT
Coding sequences:
- the LOC106489074 gene encoding butyrophilin subfamily 1 member A1-like isoform X9 — protein: MGPGRRVPLPLLGLLLAALAAPRGRCEPKNSLLLLILVVLAAVLTVIVAAAGFVVRKKSSSKGPSVGRWALGWRRVRSREEGRAEKGYKPAAGRASGEMQFLLGSGCSSLANHLRGVLRYLVTLHVLHLGSAQLKVVGPGHPLTATVGQDIVLPCQLSSSLNAQSMAVRWIRHRFSETVHHYRDGEDQFAEQMREYQGRTVLSRDGLSRGSLDLRILSVRPSDDGTYVCTVEGAAGYAEATVEVEVAAIGSSLLVSLEGYQGGGIEVVCRSSGWFPEPEVLWKDPRGQRLPSVSQRHSRDERGLFEIEHSLSVTGEADGDLSCVVRNSRLGQEKESSLHISAPFFHDAHPWKVALAVMLVALLMCILGLILFSVRLFKKTEQQSRDLEEQSRVLEEQSRVLEKQSRDLEQQSRDLGEQSRDLEAKTTELREQAAELAWRRLVLPVVKEEFSLDPYTAHPQLILSEDCRSVRWGETQQVLPIYYQRFDSLFCVLGREGFIVGRHWWEVEGEVGADSHWSVGVAMESLRRKGLIELSPDQGIWAVRYRKGKFEALTSPPTPLSLSPVPKRIWVCLDCTGGHVTFVNADNWAEIYSFQSASLFWEMIRPWFCVEKGSVWLGPRNSTHPTHPPHPTSSPASEASCPSPDAPSAPLLAPAAADGQLSSAQTQGAGSG